From the genome of Triticum aestivum cultivar Chinese Spring chromosome 3B, IWGSC CS RefSeq v2.1, whole genome shotgun sequence, one region includes:
- the LOC123070337 gene encoding probable choline kinase 2 isoform X1, producing MVAIENHSQVQRPAESARIPKEARRLLHDLAAAWPNVADCRALEVVPLKGAMTNEVYQVRWLTAPAGGEAGTLKEREVRKVLVRIYGDGVELFFDREDELRTFECMSRHGQGPRLLGRFPNGRVEEFIHARTLSAPDLRNPEISALVATKLREFHNLDMPGPKHVLLWDRLKNWLKTAKNLCPTDQADELRLDCLENEIASLEKEFSGDYHHWIGFCHNDLQYGNIMMDEETNMLTIIDYEYASFNPVAYDIANHFCEMAADYHSEKPHILDYSKYPDIDEQRRFVKTYLSTSREYKTQLSWFDCRTIPFVLIQLCWAGEEPEAEEVENLLQSVEKYTLASHLVWGLWGIISDRVNDIDFDYQEYARQRFEQYWQKKPAVLTS from the exons ATGGTGGCGATCGAGAACCATAGCCAGGTCCAGAGGCCGGCGGAGTCCGCGAGGATCCCCAAGGAGGCGCGGCGGCTCCTGCACGACCTGGCCGCGGCGTGGCCGAACGTGGCGGACTGCCGCGCGCTGGAGGTGGTGCCGCTCAAGGGCGCCATGACCAACGAGGTGTACCAGGTGCGCTGGCTCACCGCcccggccggcggcgaggcggggaCGCTCAAGGAGAGGGAGGTGAGGAAGGTGCTCGTGCGGATTTACGGCGACGGCGTCGAGCTCTTCTTCGACCGCGAGGACGAGCTGCGCACCTTCGAGTGCATGTCCCGCCACGGCCAGGGCCCCCGACTCCTCGGCCGCTTCCCCAACGGCCGCGTCGAGGAGTTCATCCACGCACGG ACGCTGTCGGCTCCCGACCTACGCAATCCTGAAATTTCAGCTCTGGTGGCTACAAAACTGAGGGAATTCCACAACCTTGACATGCCTGGTCCCAAGCATGTGCTCCTCTGGGACAGACTGAA GAACTGGCTCAAAACTGCCAAGAACCTGTGCCCGACCGATCAAGCGGACGAACTACGCTTGGATTGCCTGGAGAACGAGATCGCCTCGCTGGAGAAAGAATTCTCAGGGGATTACCACCACTGGATTGGTTTCTGCCACAATGACCTACAGTATGGCAACATCATGATGGATGAAGAGACCAACATGCTGACCATCATT GACTACGAGTATGCAAGCTTCAACCCGGTTGCATATGACATCGCTAACCATTTCTGCGAGATGGCGGCAGACTACCATTCGGAAAAGCCTCATATACTGGACTACAGTAAATATCCAG ATATCGATGAGCAGAGGCGTTTCGTGAAGACTTACCTGAGCACTTCTCGTGAGTACAAAACTCAATTATCTTGGTTCGATTGTCGGACGATTCCTTTCGTGCTGATACAGCTTTGTTGGGCAGGCGAGGAACCTGAAGCGGAGGAGGTGGAGAATCTGCTCCAGAGCGTGGAGAAGTACACGCTCGCCAGTCATCTGGTTTGGGGCCTCTGGGGAATAATATCG GATCGTGTCAACGACATCGACTTCGATTACCAGGAGTATGCAAGGCAGAGATTCGAGCAGTACTGGCAGAAGAAGCCTGCGGTCCTAACCTCATGA
- the LOC123070337 gene encoding probable choline kinase 2 isoform X2, with product MVAIENHSQVQRPAESARIPKEARRLLHDLAAAWPNVADCRALEVVPLKGAMTNEVYQVRWLTAPAGGEAGTLKEREVRKVLVRIYGDGVELFFDREDELRTFECMSRHGQGPRLLGRFPNGRVEEFIHARTLSAPDLRNPEISALVATKLREFHNLDMPGPKHVLLWDRLKNWLKTAKNLCPTDQADELRLDCLENEIASLEKEFSGDYHHWIGFCHNDLQYGNIMMDEETNMLTIIDYEYASFNPVAYDIANHFCEMAADYHSEKPHILDYSKYPDIDEQRRFVKTYLSTSREEPEAEEVENLLQSVEKYTLASHLVWGLWGIISDRVNDIDFDYQEYARQRFEQYWQKKPAVLTS from the exons ATGGTGGCGATCGAGAACCATAGCCAGGTCCAGAGGCCGGCGGAGTCCGCGAGGATCCCCAAGGAGGCGCGGCGGCTCCTGCACGACCTGGCCGCGGCGTGGCCGAACGTGGCGGACTGCCGCGCGCTGGAGGTGGTGCCGCTCAAGGGCGCCATGACCAACGAGGTGTACCAGGTGCGCTGGCTCACCGCcccggccggcggcgaggcggggaCGCTCAAGGAGAGGGAGGTGAGGAAGGTGCTCGTGCGGATTTACGGCGACGGCGTCGAGCTCTTCTTCGACCGCGAGGACGAGCTGCGCACCTTCGAGTGCATGTCCCGCCACGGCCAGGGCCCCCGACTCCTCGGCCGCTTCCCCAACGGCCGCGTCGAGGAGTTCATCCACGCACGG ACGCTGTCGGCTCCCGACCTACGCAATCCTGAAATTTCAGCTCTGGTGGCTACAAAACTGAGGGAATTCCACAACCTTGACATGCCTGGTCCCAAGCATGTGCTCCTCTGGGACAGACTGAA GAACTGGCTCAAAACTGCCAAGAACCTGTGCCCGACCGATCAAGCGGACGAACTACGCTTGGATTGCCTGGAGAACGAGATCGCCTCGCTGGAGAAAGAATTCTCAGGGGATTACCACCACTGGATTGGTTTCTGCCACAATGACCTACAGTATGGCAACATCATGATGGATGAAGAGACCAACATGCTGACCATCATT GACTACGAGTATGCAAGCTTCAACCCGGTTGCATATGACATCGCTAACCATTTCTGCGAGATGGCGGCAGACTACCATTCGGAAAAGCCTCATATACTGGACTACAGTAAATATCCAG ATATCGATGAGCAGAGGCGTTTCGTGAAGACTTACCTGAGCACTTCTC GCGAGGAACCTGAAGCGGAGGAGGTGGAGAATCTGCTCCAGAGCGTGGAGAAGTACACGCTCGCCAGTCATCTGGTTTGGGGCCTCTGGGGAATAATATCG GATCGTGTCAACGACATCGACTTCGATTACCAGGAGTATGCAAGGCAGAGATTCGAGCAGTACTGGCAGAAGAAGCCTGCGGTCCTAACCTCATGA